A window of the Drosophila simulans strain w501 chromosome 2L, Prin_Dsim_3.1, whole genome shotgun sequence genome harbors these coding sequences:
- the LOC6730395 gene encoding uncharacterized protein LOC6730395 isoform X5 translates to MKYSTSRLNILCLLGLCLLLFKTEPIEAQNKRTSRVTSSRSFGTNVKTDNSNGPSFDCPEEFGYYPHPSDCTQYYVCVFGGALLESCTGGLMYSHDLQTCDWPRNVGCELADTSSERNIAQSQVQRQREPHAQHVPSRIRFGAAFSSQGGTQKTATVPPQYHRSPPQVIQAQVQNIPPPPPELRVSPNPVITSRGQPKPLIDSQEDIAKLYADAQESLPPVEEEESDRQQRVYRGQPSTVSQVQRDRDGIIHQASINSIPQTGKIGSYAFGTAYSKSLQDDQTLELSYNRLDESRRRKRRDLSAQPTKVTEEKYHNDTNCSREVLEHASPTELSDSTDTSKTSQERLNDGAPANGRMRKYSSKIRQLKSENAMEFDFKEIPGEDSQLMDGYEDEDDVATGESKRRPRQLRPISHTSLKWPVQNYRAIDSPPLPQVSQQTGYSFGSYNPYLTPPNTNPVHNQQPYGNPNYNHLPGYHSYVHQQHQLASAGPLSQKKHKLPYTGYNLSLPPPPLEDDFRPIAGSYYEAAGAAQTSPRSPNSKQHHSNAGDLLPYLIQQLKELKEQRKHLQSDNFAYFRLDNQPMSPVPTQAVTPVPTISTTYYSPVDASKLSQQVTPNGQYSTMGGFYNNQKPGKASFNPNYPGKLVSQYSIASNGHDSTTESNYFQYNIVANQKMKGVFSTAPPNQIGHSAVKVRPPVTPLQVTQSINVVSAPNLTYKIPNGLQQAPFALLPEGISYASNSTIPESYQTFTKSVSTSATVLSDVPTTTPKSKLTNFQFNINEFMANLKESDLSSVNPAVNPLIKYFKELSTDNNGNINLPNPLVNRRPVTGSTSTLNSTTTTTQVDIKPNTPAYKKRIKPDPTLPTQSTPTPIRILKGYEHFIKGIQNQLNSRNSSQSTVYNTSTTLIRMPTTTTIKSVDYYDEDYEEDEDILPPSQMPPYMPVSETMAPPRRHLATARPNTESPGKGPASFQTGFLEATTTRRPFPTFTQVNQAGAEADVPSFISFPSDIFQELKQRLPKLPEPNAPQSSTKVFTTPRSVRPTSHPRPISSSTEQQPTRVRYTTIRPGIRGQQKWKTTSPVQEQKEINNHTENSAVVLNSSKQSNPGGLPLNSIHAGSSPERHRVESPSPSSLGTPQPANIFVQPTPAAPPQQSEPNRNYYNASTFNHGGSYQPQQQHQQQQLQPTPFQQAPPQEQHQQQAQAPTHSYDTSYYSVYDDDIDLYRDLEYHQQQSQEQQKPPTPQYQSAVRQQQAHPTYRPLELPATPKPPPYENQPAYNTDYDEDINGQIEQDNTYDQPTRSPQRAEHVAIQKLDTRASHSSTVTLTTTASPPEVLTYYETLTTPYAPKRGSSDYAYGSAEDNDQRDRLLTEVKSRPHTGSEDFDLIANVVGHTDKNTATPPTRSQKTKSTPPHNGSQKPGRSSNTTTHAVTFTQSSTITTTSTFPPTTTKKLTSSKAHANKPYKQHIPDKSKTTTKASSTSHTTATSSTPFPNHLTYNSNPFLQSKLQQVAKSLARVVQSSQPRINFTGYPQAQNLSNSPQQSTSSESVPDQDSARITSLTPPPTTTQRPLVKDNSGNSSPDNVESAFEKSHTINQTVDPPKSRSFETTTSSKFLDFINAAAYGTSPSGIRLNEVPDNLVNRDIPFRENDNSFDSSSRNTEPQPKRFQKYVDSDVPPQSFKVPTKGEMRAPTEEMESTSTTRPSKPLQYSLQSGSKGFSLHMEPMITKTKSFSTSTTTTSPTTLADLFQKFVDIKPTTYAPPLLIWRSGRPIIQQALHRPTVATFSTSTSVTTTTSPPTTSKNVAESSSTTRDITTSKSAAQPSLEQDFLPRAGYLPRSNYFRESPNRVTANPAMHFVSPYKSLENLLHEDRQHHHHQLRTTTRPRYTNAPAFSEFLQTTAKSRKNLFMMASVRNSSKDVLATMETGNARNFSVSDAILSTFSPQRPAPSMLRTTTTTTTTTTMKPPPIEITSTEDSTTVSAIIASSAIHISQSPKPARGRSRYTAATLNSLGDSGDEPTTYAPKLRLLGGYDPIPLPKTKPQRVQVIGNQRSLLGGPTSKPHEKYRALEDTFQAKDLSIGSKNVISKSLKHKPIENEASVSDEPRAEALISKPLEDRQLNGINEKETAIDYSSTEHVVAITERPTVKFLYSNKYRQQTAEHTLADSLQNSGYITSPNGSSQKFRSPNVLEQLRQFLSGSDSNSNSDESGNSQFVNEYSLPELRSAIGEIKKLYLPTDRPVTTTLKSSTTTLHPNTTPIATLFPIRTKGLSVLPSFNIVTTNSTLTERTTSSTPDFSTPRTLKTPPVSLTTVPTIPTGTATPSSFAPHTARASRVNNDIKSSIAAAALGPSTSTYQPSVSAGKTQKFQIGFATNNKNHQLQKTSINHNGPAASASVKCSDSTLNAKCNEISSRNNNRNRGSAMYSNQDRDLISTPNRGTHPPRTRPTLKPSGIIVSKAQEFVDIYRYPPSRPDPIYPQPTPDKTAAKCRKDVCLLPDCYCGGKDIPGGLNASETPQFVLMTFDDAVNTINIDLYEELFNNKSRKNPNGCSWRGTFYLSHEWTDYVMVQDLYSQGHEMASHTVSRATC, encoded by the exons AACCCATAgaggcacaaaacaaaagaaccTCACGCGTAACCAGCTCCCGCAGCTTCGGGACCAACGTCAAGACCGACAACTCCAATGGCCCCAGCTTCGACTGCCCTGAGGAGTTCGGATACTATCCGCACCCATCAGATTGCACCCAATACTACGTGTGCGTCTTTGGAGGAGCGCTGCTTGAAAGTTGCACTGGCGGGTTGATGTACTCGCACGACCTACAGACCTGCGACTGGCCGCGAAACGTCGGCTGCGAGTTGGCGGACACATCCTCCGAGCGCAACATTGCACAAAGTCAGGTCCAGAGGCAAAGAGAACCCCATGCACAGCACGTACCAAGCCGAATACGCTTTGGAGCCGCTTTCAGCAGTCAGGGTGGCACACAGAAGACGGCCACGGTGCCGCCACAGTACCATCGTTCTCCACCCCAGGTAATACAGGCACAGGTGCAGAATATACCGCCTCCCCCACCGGAACTGCGAGTGTCACCAAACCCGGTAATCACGTCGCGTGGTCAACCAAAGCCGCTGATCGACTCCCAGGAGGACATTGCAAAG CTGTATGCCGATGCGCAGGAATCGTTGCCGCCTGTGGAAGAAGAGGAGTCCGACCGTCAGCAGAGAGTGTATCGAGGCCAACCCAGTACCGTTAGTCAAGTTCAACGCGATCGCGATGGTATTATTCACCAAGCTAGTATCAATTCTATTCCTCAAACTGGAAAAATCGGATCTTACGCTTTTGGGACCGCCTATAG CAAAAGCCTGCAGGACGACCAGACGCTCGAACTGTCCTACAACCGACTTGATGAAAGTAGGCGACGCAAACGCCGCGACCTTAGTGCCCAGCCGACAAAAGTTACAGAAGAAAAGTATCACAACGACACAAATTGTTCAAGGGAAGTGTTGGAGCATGCTAGCCCTACAGAGCTTTCTGATTCTACTGATACTTCAAAAACTTCACAAGAACGCTTAAACGATGGTGCGCCGGCAAATGGTAGGATGCGTAAATACTCTTCAAAAATACGTCAGCTAAAAAGCGAGAACGCAATGGAATTCGACTTCAAAGAAATTCCTGGCGAAGACAGCCAGTTAATGGATGGATATGAAGACGAGGATGATGTGGCCACGGGTGAGTCGAAGAGACGACCACGCCAGCTGCGACCTATTTCACATACATCACTGAAGTGGCCGGTACAAAACTACCGCGCCATTGACTCACCCCCCCTCCCACAGGTTTCTCAGCAAACGGGATACAGCTTTGGAAGTTATAATCCATACCTCACACCTCCCAATACCAATCCTGTCCACAATCAACAGCCGTACGGCAACCCTAACTACAATCATCTACCCGGATACCACTCATACGtgcatcagcaacatcaatTGGCTTCTGCTGGGCCACTCTCTCAGAAAAAGCACAAATTGCCTTATACCGGATACAATCTTTCGTTGCCCCCACCGCCGCTGGAGGATGACTTTCGTCCCATAGCTGGTAGCTACTACGAAGCTGCCGGTGCAGCTCAAACTAGTCCTCGTTCGCCCAACAGCAAACAGCACCATTCTAACGCTGGCGACCTGCTCCCTTATCTGATACAACAGTTGAAGGAGCTAAAAGAACAGCGCAAGCACCTTCAGAGTGATAACTTTGCGTACTTCCGTCTGGACAATCAACCAATGAGTCCGGTACCCACTCAAGCAGTCACACCCGTACCCACAATTAGCACCACTTACTACTCCCCAGTAGACGCGTCCAAGCTCTCACAACAGGTTACACCAAATGGTCAATACAGCACAATGGGCGGATTCTACAACAACCAAAAACCGGGTAAAGCCTCCTTTAATCCCAACTATCCCGGGAAGTTGGTATCCCAGTATAGTATCGCCTCTAACGGACATGACAGCACGACGGAGAGCAACTACTTTCAGTACAACATTGTTGCTAATCAGAAAATGAAGGGTGTCTTTAGCACAGCTCCTCCAAACCAGATCGGTCATTCTGCAGTTAAAGTTCGGCCCCCAGTCACGCCGCTTCAGGTGACTCAGAGTATTAACGTGGTATCTGCCCCAAATTTAACCTACAAAATACCTAATGGTCTGCAGCAAGCCCCATTTGCTCTTCTTCCCGAAGGCATTAGCTacgccagcaacagcaccatTCCAGAATCCTACCAAACGTTCACTAAATCTGTCAGCACATCAGCAACAGTGCTTTCCGATGTGCCTACTACAACGCCTAAGTCAAAACTGACAAACTTTCAGTTTAACATCAACGAGTTCATGGCCAATCTTAAGGAAAGCGATTTGTCCAGTGTCAACCCGGCTGTTAATCCgttgataaaatatttcaaagagcTTAGTACTGACAATAAcggaaatataaatttaccCAATCCGCTGGTTAATCGTCGCCCCGTAACTGGGAGTACCAGCACCTTGAACAGCACAACTACGACCACCCAGGTAGACATCAAGCCGAACACACCAGCGTACAAAAAACGCATAAAACCCGATCCGACACTTCCCACGCAGAGCACTCCGACTCCCATAAGGATACTGAAAGGCTACGAACATTTTATTAAGGGCATACAGAATCAACTCAACTCGCGGAACTCTAGCCAAAGCACTGTCTACAACACATCAACCACTTTAATACGAATGCCAACCACCACGACCATCAAGAGTGTCGATTATTATGACGAGGATTACGAAGAGGATGAAGACATATTGCCTCCGTCTCAAATGCCCCCTTATATGCCAGTGTCCGAGACCATGGCCCCTCCCCGCCGACATTTAGCTACAGCAAGGCCCAATACTGAATCGCCAGGAAAAGGTCCAGCCAGTTTCCAGACGGGTTTTCtggaggcaacaacaactcgACGTCCGTTTCCCACCTTCACCCAGGTGAATCAAGCCGGTGCTGAGGCCGACGTGCCCTCATTCATTAGCTTTCCTAGTGACATCTTCCAAGAACTAAAGCAGCGGCTGCCCAAGCTCCCGGAACCAAACGCCCCACAATCCAGTACCAAAGTATTCACAACTCCACGCAGTGTGCGCCCAACCTCCCATCCAAGGCCTATCTCCTCCAGTACAGAACAGCAGCCAACTCGCGTGCGTTATACAACTATCCGACCAGGCATAAGAGGACAACAAAAATGGAAGACGACGTCACCAGTCCAAGaacaaaaggaaataaataatcataCCGAAAACAGTGCCGTTGTCTTAAACTCAAGCAAGCAGAGCAACCCGGGCGGCCTTCCACTAAACTCAATACATGCCGGCTCAAGCCCAGAAAGACACAG AGTTGAGTCGCCTTCACCGTCATCGCTAGGGACACCGCAACCCGCTAATATATTTGTACAGCCCACGCCAGCAGCCCCGCCGCAACAGTCAGAGCCCAATCGTAACTACTACAATGCATCTACATTTAATCATGGGGGCAGCTACcaaccacagcagcaacaccaacaacaacagttaCAACCAACACCATTCCAACAAGCGCCACCACAagaacaacatcagcagcaggcacAAGCCCCAACACATTCATATGACACATCCTATTATTCGGTTTACGACGACGATATCGATTTATATAGGGATCTAGAGTACCATCAGCAACAGtcacaggagcagcagaaaccACCTACGCCGCAGTATCAGTCGGCAGTTCGCCAGCAGCAGGCCCACCCAACCTACCGTCCCTTAGAGCTCCCCGCCACTCCGAAGCCCCCCCCTTACGAAAACCAGCCAGCGTACAATACAGACTACGATGAGGATATTAATGGTCAG ATTGAACAGGATAATACGTACGATCAGCCAACACGTTCTCCTCAAAG GGCAGAACATGTGGCCATACAAAAACTGGATACCCGAGCCAGCCACTCGAGCACTGTCACTCTAACAACGACAGCATCCCCACCGGAAGTACTCACATACTACGAAACGCTGACCACACCCTATGCTCCGAAGCGCGGGTCTAGCGACTACGCCTATGGGTCGGCAGAAGACAATGACCAGAGGGATCGTTTACTAACCGAAGTCAAGTCTAGGCCCCATACCGGTAGCGAAGACTTTGACCTAATTGCCAATGTTGTGGGTCATACCGACAAGAACACCGCGACTCCACCAACACGATCGCAAAAAACGAAATCGACACCGCCACATAACGGAAGCCAGAAGCCAGGAAGGAGTTCCAACACCACAACACATGCTGTTACGTTCACGCAGTCCTCAACAATAACAACCACATCCACATTTCCTCcaacgacaacaaaaaaacttACAAG CTCGAAAGCGCATGCAAATAAGCCATATAAACAACATATTCCCGACAAGTCAAAAACAACCACAAAAGCTTCCAGTACCTCTCACACGACCGCGACCAGCTCCACACCTTTTCCTAATCACCTTACTTATAATTCAAATCCTTTTCTCCAATCAAAACTACAACAAGTTGCTAAGTCGTTGGCAAGAGTAGTGCAAAGCAGTCAGCCTAGGATAAATTTCACCGGTTACCCACAAGCTCAAAACCTTTCAAACTCGCCCCAACAGTCCACAAGTTCGGAATCAGTTCCAGACCAAGATTCAGCTCGAATTACTTCCCTAACTCCCCCGCCCACCACCACGCAAAGGCCCCTGGTAAAGGACAACTCCGGTAATAGCAGCCCGGACAACGTTGAAAGTGCCTTTGAAAAGAGTCATACAATTAATCAGACGGTTGATCCGCCGAAGAGTCGCTCCTTTGAAACCACTACATCGTCAAAGTTCCTAGATTTTATTAATGCCGCAGCGTATGGTACAAGCCCGAGTGGCATTCGGCTGAATGAAGTGCCAGATAATCTTGTTAACAGGGATATTCCTTTTCGAGAAAATGACAACTCGTTCGATTCGAGCTCACGGAACACAGAACCACAGCCCAAACGTTTTCAGAAATACGTAGATTCTGATGTACCTCCACAAAGTTTCAAAGTTCCCACAAAGGGTGAAATGAGAGCACCAACGGAAGAAATGGAAAGCACAAGCACAACACGACCAAGTAAGCCCCTACAATATAGTCTTCAAAGTGGATCAAAAGGTTTTAGTTTGCATATGGAGCCAATGATCACAAAGACGAAGAGTTTTTCCACCAGCACAACCACAACAAGCCCAACAACACTGGCTGACTTGTTTCAGAAGTTCGTCGACATCAAACCTACAACATACGCTCCACCACTTCTCATTTGGCGTAGTGGAAGGCCCATCATTCAACAAGCACTTCATAGACCAACAGTCGCAACTTTCAGCACATCTACTAGTGTTACCACAACTACATCTCCTCCTACAACTTCTAAAAATGTAGCTGAGTCTAGCAGCACTACCAGAGACATTACAACATCAAAATCTGCGGCGCAGCCTAGCCTAGAACAGGATTTTCTACCAAGAGCGGGTTATTTGCCGCGTTCCAATTATTTTAGGGAAAGTCCAAATCGTGTAACAGCCAACCCTGCTATGCATTTTGTCTCACCGTACAAGAGCCTAGAGAACTTGCTTCATGAAGATCGCcagcaccaccatcatcaACTACGGACCACAACCAGACCCCGGTACACAAACGCTCCTGCCTTTTCGGAGTTCCTCCAGACTACGGCAAAGTCACGAAAGAATCTTTTTATGATGGCGTCTGTTAGAAACTCTAGTAAAGATGTTTTGGCCACGATGGAGACAGGAAACGCACGCAACTTTAGTGTCAGCGACGCTATACTAAGCACATTCAGTCCTCAGCGTCCTGCTCCAAGTATGCTGCGAACCACTACCACGACTACAACAACTACTACCATGAAACCACCTCCTATAGAAATTACGTCGACTGAAGATTCAACAACCGTTTCTGCCATAATCGCTTCCTCTGCCATCCACATATCACAGTCCCCAAAGCCTGCCCGTGGGCGCTCTCGATACACGGCGGCCACTTTAAACAGTCTCGGGGACAGCGGGGACGAGCCCACGACTTATGCACCCAAGCTTAGATTGCTCGGAGGATATGATCCCATTCCGCTGCCTAAAACCAAGCCTCAACGAGTACAAGTGATCGGCAATCAGAGGTCTTTGTTAGGTGGGCCAACATCTAAGCCACATGAAAAGTACAGGGCATTAGAGGACACATTTCAAGCCAAAGATCTCTCCATTGGCTCCAAAAATGTAATAAGCAAGTCGCTTAAACATAAACCAATCGAAAATGAAGCCAGCGTTTCGGACGAGCCAAGAGCCGAGGCTTTAATAAGCAAACCTTTGGAGGACAGGCAACTAAATGGCATTAACGAAAAAGAAACTGCAATAGATTACAGCTCCACCGAACACGTGGTGGCAATAACAGAACGTCCAACTGTCAAGTTCCTTTACTCTAACAAATACCGACAGCAAACGGCGGAGCACACACTAGCAGATAGTCTTCAAAACTCCGGCTACATAACATCGCCTAACGGATCGTCACAGAAGTTCAGATCCCCCAACGTCCTTGAGCAACTGAGGCAATTTCTTTCCGGCAgtgacagcaacagcaatagcgATGAGAGTGGGAATTCCCAATTCGTTAATGAGTATTCACTCCCCGAATTAAGGTCCGCTATCGGTGAAATCAAGAAACTGTACTTACCCACCGACCGGCCAGTAACGACCACTTTAAAATCTAGCACGACGACGTTGCATCCTAATACCACGCCTATTGCCACACTATTTCCAATCCGAACCAAGGGACTATCCGTTTTACCGTCTTTTAACATCGTGACCACTAATTCCACTTTAACAGAAAGAACAACGTCAAGCACTCCTGATTTTAGTACCCCTAGAACCCTCAAAACCCCTCCAGTTTCTCTAACTACCGTCCCCACTATTCCCACTGGTACAGCTACACCCTCCTCATTTGCACCGCACACTGCGCGCGCTTCGAGGGTGAATAATGATATTAAGTCGTCGattgctgccgctgccctAGGCCCTAGCACCTCAACCTATCAGCCATCAGTGTCAGCGGGTAAAACTCAAAAGTTCCAAATCGGCTTCGCTaccaacaataaaaatcacCAACTCCAAAAAACCAGCATCAACCATAATGGCCCCGCAGCCTCAGCCTCCGTGAAGTGCTCCGATAGCACACTAAACGCCAAATGCAACGAAATCTCTTCAAG